Proteins encoded together in one Lathyrus oleraceus cultivar Zhongwan6 chromosome 5, CAAS_Psat_ZW6_1.0, whole genome shotgun sequence window:
- the LOC127087606 gene encoding uncharacterized protein LOC127087606, which translates to MDWFSWLSKTSLDSSFVYEYGLILAHNELEEEDMFYFNHEFLQSMGISIAKHRLEILKLSIKDMRKFPHTVAKFVAAIKRTKKYLANYVRSLTHTEESALVVVPKTRSSGGFGRRWKSGIMKRNKKFVVAKKEKLFLTNGTVPVPALSGVLDGFSSPVIYHFQKEQKIHVGDNGDDDDDDGGDGYWSADVEEIKWDTMFKDLKPN; encoded by the coding sequence ATGGATTGGTTTTCATGGCTCTCAAAAACTAGCCTTGATTCATCTTTTGTATACGAGTATGGACTTATCTTAGCTCACAACGAGCTTGAAGAAGAAGACATGTTTTACTTCAACCATGAGTTTCTCCAAAGCATGGGAATCTCTATAGCCAAACACAGACTAGAAATTCTCAAGCTTTCTATAAAAGACATGAGAAAGTTCCCACACACAGTTGCAAAGTTTGTGGCTGCAATCAAAAGGACAAAGAAGTACTTAGCCAACTATGTTAGGAGTTTAACTCATACCGAAGAATCAGCACTTGTGGTGGTGCCAAAAACAAGGTCTAGTGGTGGATTTGGGAGAAGATGGAAGAGTGGTATTATGAAGAGGAACAAAAAATTTGTGGTGGCTAAAAAAGAGAAACTTTTTCTCACAAATGGTACAGTTCCTGTTCCTGCTTTGTCTGGTGTTCTTGATGGTTTTTCTAGTCCTGTTATCTATCATTTCCAAAAGGAACAGAAGATCCATGTTGGTGACAATGgcgatgatgatgatgatgatggtggtGATGGATATTGGTCGGCTGATGTTGAAGAGATTAAGTGGGATACTATGTTTAAGGATCTAAAGCCGAACTAA
- the LOC127087607 gene encoding putative gamma-glutamylcyclotransferase At3g02910 has product MILFHSISKTPNCKNMVAEADVTVSGKEAVGLIFTYGTLKRNFSNHPLLQDLILNGDASFIGTYRTVQNYPLVCGPYRVPFLLNIPGSGQSVYGELYSVSADGLSRMDELEGTSRGHYERLPIKVVPSGEEIEAKITCAEAYYAHESYAMEMWNKNGKQGLKCYTEKETIGYVKRKDRPQHLTFLDHIRLFLSD; this is encoded by the coding sequence ATGATTCTATTCCATTCGATTTCCAAAACCCCCAATTGTAAAAATATGGTAGCTGAGGCGGATGTTACCGTTTCCGGCAAAGAAGCCGTCGGCTTGATATTCACATACGGAACGTTAAAGCGAAACTTCTCGAACCACCCACTTCTCCAAGACCTAATCCTGAATGGCGACGCATCTTTCATCGGAACCTACCGCACCGTCCAGAATTACCCTCTTGTATGTGGCCCCTACCGTGTGCCGTTCCTTCTCAACATTCCTGGGTCGGGTCAATCTGTGTACGGAGAGCTGTACTCCGTCTCCGCGGACGGGCTTTCCAGAATGGACGAACTGGAAGGAACCTCACGCGGTCATTACGAGCGTCTCCCTATCAAGGTGGTTCCTTCCGGCGAGGAGATAGAGGCGAAGATAACTTGCGCCGAGGCATATTACGCGCATGAGAGCTACGCGATGGAGATGTGGAACAAGAATGGAAAACAAGGGCTCAAGTGTTATACAGAGAAAGAAACAATTGGGTATGTGAAGCGTAAAGATAGACCTCAACATTTAACTTTCCTTGATCATATTCGATTGTTCCTTTCTGATTGA
- the LOC127087605 gene encoding protein NUCLEAR FUSION DEFECTIVE 4: MAKLVLKAGSRPPWVGLAAAVWIQIAAGNAYNFPLYSSALKSVLGLNQQQVTILGVANDVGENLSLFPGIACNKFPPWALLLFGSVLCFFGYGVVWLALTQTVSNLPYILLWLALCVATNSGAWFGTAVLVTNMRNFRLSRGTISGILKGYVGISASVYTLIYSLLLKGSASKLLLFLTIGVSTVCLVLMYFIRPCTPPSGEDSSVHVHFIFTQASSILLATYLVTTTILSDMISINDSVSYILVSIMIIFMITPLAIPLKMTIFPAIQKTNVPLVGSEVSVSTQASPLIASSSTSAAYVGSFHENEDTSSDVEILIAEGEGAVRKKRRPKRGDDFKFKEAIVKADFWLLWFAYSLGVGSGVTVVNNLAQIGISLGVEDTTILLSVFSFCNFIGRLGAGAVSEHFVRSKTLPRTFWMSITQVTMIIAFLLYASALDGTLYAATALLGMCYGVQYSIMVATVSELFGLKHFGVISSFMMLGNPIGALVFSVFLAGNLYDTEAAKQGNSTCYGANCFRVTFLVLAGVCGIGTILSIILTVRIRAVYQMLYASGSFCQSRRIFCQAQCLPSFCSNYSMTI; the protein is encoded by the exons ATGGCGAAGCTGGTTCTGAAAGCTGGAAGCAGGCCACCATGGGTGGGACTAGCTGCTGCAGTTTGGATTCAAATAGCTGCTGGTAATGCCTACAACTTCCCTCTCTACTCATCTGCTCTCAAATCTGTGTTGGGTCTTAATCAACAACAAGTGACTATTCTTGGAGTGGCCAATGATGTTGGAGAAAACTTGAGTTTGTTTCCCGGTATTGCCTGCAACAAGTTCCCTCCTTGGGCTTTGCTTCTTTTTGGTTCTGTCCTTTGTTTCTTTGGTTATGGTGTTGTCTGGCTTGCTCTTACCCAAACTGTTTCCAACTTGCCCTATATTCTG TTATGGCTTGCACTTTGTGTTGCAACGAATAGCGGTGCATGGTTCGGCACAGCCGTGCTTGTTACCAACATGAGAAATTTTCGTCTCAGTAGAGGCACAATCTCTGGTATTCTGAAAGGTTATGTTGGGATTAGTGCATCTGTATATACATTAATATATAGCTTATTGCTAAAAGGTTCTGCTTCTAAATTACTCTTGTTTCTAACAATTGGAGTTTCTACTGTGTGTTTAGTTCTGATGTACTTCATTAGGCCTTGTACTCCTCCTTCTGGTGAAGACTCTTCTGTTCATGTCCATTTTATTTTCACACAAGCTTCAAGTATTTTACTTGCTACATATCTTGTTACAACCACAATACTAAGCGACATGATTTCAATCAATGATTCTGTTTCCTACATCTTAGTTTCCATAATGATCATATTTATGATAACTCCCCTTGCAATTCCTTTGAAAATGACTATATTTCCCGCCATTCAAAAAACTAATGTTCCATTAGTTGGAAGTGAGGTTTCAGTTTCAACACAAGCAAGTCCATTGATTGCATCCTCATCTACTTCAGCTGCGTATGTTGGAAGTTTTCATGAAAATGAGGATACTTCTTCGGATGTTGAGATACTAATTGCAGAAGGGGAAGGGGCGGTGAGGAAGAAAAGGAGACCAAAAAGAGGAGATGATTTTAAGTTCAAAGAAGCTATAGTCAAGGCTGATTTCTGGCTACTTTGGTTTGCTTATTCTTTAGGTGTTGGCTCCGGAGTAACTGTTGTCAATAATTTGGCTCAAATTGGAATTTCTTTGGGTGTAGAAGATACAACCATATTGCTTTCAGTCTTCAGTTTTTGCAATTTTATCGGCCGTCTTGGTGCTGGCGCTGTCTCTGAACACTTTGTTCG GTCGAAAACACTGCCTAGAACATTTTGGATGTCAATCACACAAGTAACTATGATCATAGCATTTTTGCTTTATGCTTCAGCTCTAGATGGAACTCTTTATGCTGCAACAGCTTTACTCGGAATGTGCTATGGAGTTCAGTATTCTATAATGGTTGCAACTGTTTCTGAGCTATTTGGTTTGAAGCACTTTGGTGTAATTAGCAGCTTCATGATGCTAGGAAATCCAATTGGTGCACTTGTTTTTTCTGTTTTCCTTGCTGGAAATTTGTATGATACAGAAGCCGCAAAACAAGGAAACTCCACTTGCTACGGTGCAAATTGCTTCAGAGTCACTTTTCTAGTACTGGCCGGTGTCTGTGGAATTGGTACCATTTTGAGTATAATTTTGACAGTTAGAATAAGAGCAGTATATCAAATGCTGTATGCAAGCGGTTCTTTTTGTCAGTCGCGGAGAATTTTCTGCCAGGCACAATGCTTGCCAAGTTTCTGTAGCAACTATTCAATGACCATATAG
- the LOC127087608 gene encoding uncharacterized protein LOC127087608, whose protein sequence is MTMAFPSSRNETSSYTHSYSSAFASSSVANFAPRASPVMMQPSSFSSSSSSVKVKLRGHRTTPLSPPSSTVRFSVEQRPESSEHGSMTATKDSRNNNAVSSSSEKTRRCMCSPTTHAGSFRCAYHKRMAEQEQQRQQKQEQKVQQQQQVKQEQQQQQRQQQTAWSRSRTLNLRRSAMKNSLVRIGVEGEIVKRNLANPIRPSAHQLRRREAFQPKPSRLSNMSKA, encoded by the coding sequence ATGACTATGGCGTTTCCTTCTTCAAGAAACGAAACGTCGTCGTATACACATTCTTATTCATCTGCGTTCGCTTCCTCATCGGTGGCGAATTTCGCTCCTCGAGCGTCACCTGTAATGATGCAACCCTCCTCCTTCTCATCATCCTCCTCCTCCGTTAAAGTTAAACTACGCGGTCACCGTACTACGCCGTTGTCTCCTCCGTCTTCAACCGTGAGATTCTCTGTGGAGCAACGCCCAGAATCTTCCGAGCACGGATCGATGACTGCGACAAAGGATTCAAGAAACAACAACGCCGTGTCTTCATCTAGCGAGAAAACCAGAAGGTGCATGTGTTCTCCGACGACACACGCCGGTTCGTTCCGGTGCGCGTATCACAAACGGATGGCGGAGCAAGAGCAACAACGGCAACAGAAACAGGAACAGAAGGTGCAGCAACAACAACAAGTAAAGCAGgagcagcaacaacaacaacggCAGCAGCAAACGGCGTGGTCAAGAAGTAGAACACTGAACCTTCGTAGATCGGCGATGAAGAATTCGCTGGTGCGAATCGGAGTTGAAGGTGAAATAGTGAAAAGAAATTTAGCGAATCCGATTAGACCTTCTGCGCATCAGCTTCGGCGCCGGGAAGCTTTTCAGCCGAAGCCGAGCCGGCTCTCTAATATGTCCAAAGCTTAA